One window of the Streptomyces asoensis genome contains the following:
- a CDS encoding P-II family nitrogen regulator has product MKLITAVVKPHRLDEIKEALQAFGVHGLTVTEASGYGRQRGHTEVYRGAEYTVDLVPKIRIEVLAEDDDAEQLIDVIVKAARTGKIGDGKVWSLPVETAVRVRTGERGPDAL; this is encoded by the coding sequence ATGAAGCTCATCACCGCCGTCGTGAAGCCCCACCGGCTGGACGAGATCAAGGAAGCCCTTCAGGCCTTCGGCGTCCACGGTCTGACGGTCACCGAGGCCAGCGGTTACGGTCGTCAGCGGGGACACACCGAGGTCTACCGCGGCGCCGAGTACACGGTCGACCTGGTTCCCAAGATCCGCATCGAGGTGCTGGCCGAGGACGACGACGCCGAGCAGCTGATCGACGTCATCGTCAAGGCGGCCCGTACCGGCAAGATCGGTGACGGCAAGGTCTGGTCCCTCCCGGTCGAGACGGCCGTTCGGGTCCGCACCGGCGAGCGCGGCCCGGACGCGCTCTGA
- a CDS encoding [protein-PII] uridylyltransferase has protein sequence MTSTDVRKDAEDSGPSGYAAARLRLLTEGARSGPPRRSALAELTDDWLSGLFTAGTEDLKGVSLVAVGGYGRGELSPRSDLDLLLLHDGADPKAVAALADRLWYPVWDLGLALDHSVRTPAEARKTAGEDLKVQLGLLDGRHLAGDPGLTAGLRTAVLADWRNQAPKRLPELQELCVERAERQGELQYLLEPDLKEARGGLRDATALRAVAASWLADAPREGLDDARRRLLDVRDALHLATGRATDRLALQEQDQVAAELGLLDADTLLRQVYEAARVISYASDVTWREVGRVLRSRAVRPRLRAMLGGGKPVAERSPLAEGVVEQDGEVVLARAARPERDPVLPLRAAAAAAQAGLPLSLHAVRRLAATVRPLPTPWPAEAREQLVTLLGSGQPTIEVWEALEAEGLITRLLPDWERVRCRPQRNAVHIWTVDRHLIETAVRASEFTRRVSRPDLLLVSALLHDIGKGWPGDHSVAGEIIAKDVAARIGFDRAEVAVLSTLVRHHLLLIETATRRDLEDPATVRSVAEAVGSQSTLELLHALTEADALATGPAAWSSWRGSLVADLVKRVAAVLAGDEPDEPDAAAPTAEQERLAIEAVATHSPVLALRAQTEPPTEDRPADDPEPLGVELLIAVPDQEGVLPAVAGVLAMHRLTVRTAELRALDLPTGVEGSVLLLNWRVAAEYGSLPQAARLRADLVRALDGSLDIAGRLAERDAAYPRRRGVVAPPPRVTVASAASRHATVIEVRAQDAPGLLLRIGRALEDEGLRVRSMHVSTLGANAVDAFYVTGADGAPLPGDEAASVTRKLEETLRA, from the coding sequence GTGACGAGTACGGACGTGCGCAAGGATGCAGAGGACTCGGGACCCAGCGGCTACGCGGCGGCCCGGCTGCGCCTCCTCACCGAGGGGGCGCGGTCCGGGCCGCCGCGCCGTTCCGCCCTCGCGGAACTGACCGACGACTGGCTGTCGGGGCTCTTCACGGCCGGCACCGAGGACCTGAAGGGCGTGTCCCTGGTCGCCGTCGGCGGCTACGGCCGGGGCGAGCTGTCCCCGCGCAGCGACCTCGACCTCCTCCTGCTGCACGACGGCGCCGACCCCAAGGCGGTCGCCGCCCTCGCCGACCGGCTCTGGTACCCCGTGTGGGACCTGGGCCTCGCTCTGGACCACTCCGTCCGCACGCCGGCGGAGGCCCGCAAGACCGCCGGGGAGGACCTCAAGGTCCAGCTCGGCCTCCTCGACGGCCGCCACCTCGCAGGCGACCCCGGGCTGACGGCGGGACTGCGTACGGCCGTCCTCGCCGACTGGCGCAACCAGGCGCCCAAGCGCCTCCCCGAGCTCCAGGAACTCTGCGTCGAGCGCGCCGAACGCCAGGGCGAGCTCCAGTACCTGCTGGAGCCGGACCTGAAGGAGGCACGGGGCGGTCTGAGGGACGCCACCGCGCTGCGGGCCGTCGCCGCCTCCTGGCTGGCCGACGCGCCCCGCGAGGGCCTCGACGACGCCCGGCGCCGGCTCCTCGACGTGCGGGACGCCCTGCACCTGGCCACCGGCCGCGCCACCGACCGCCTGGCCCTCCAGGAACAGGACCAGGTGGCCGCCGAACTGGGCCTGCTGGACGCCGACACGCTGCTGCGGCAGGTGTACGAGGCGGCCCGCGTCATTTCGTATGCGAGTGATGTCACCTGGCGCGAAGTGGGGCGCGTGCTGCGGTCACGCGCCGTGCGGCCGCGACTGCGCGCCATGCTCGGGGGCGGCAAGCCCGTCGCCGAGCGCTCTCCGCTGGCCGAAGGGGTGGTGGAGCAGGACGGCGAGGTGGTGCTCGCCCGTGCCGCACGCCCCGAACGCGACCCCGTGCTCCCCTTGCGCGCCGCGGCCGCCGCCGCGCAGGCCGGCCTCCCGCTCTCCCTGCACGCCGTACGGCGCCTCGCCGCCACCGTGCGCCCGCTGCCCACGCCCTGGCCCGCCGAGGCCCGTGAGCAGCTCGTGACCCTGCTCGGCTCGGGCCAGCCCACCATCGAGGTCTGGGAGGCGCTGGAGGCCGAGGGCCTGATCACGCGGCTGCTGCCGGACTGGGAGCGGGTGCGCTGCCGCCCGCAGCGCAACGCCGTGCACATCTGGACCGTCGACCGGCACCTCATCGAGACCGCCGTGCGCGCCTCCGAGTTCACCCGCCGGGTCAGCCGCCCCGACCTCCTCCTGGTCTCCGCCCTGCTGCACGACATCGGCAAGGGCTGGCCCGGCGACCACTCGGTCGCGGGCGAGATCATCGCCAAGGACGTCGCCGCCCGGATCGGCTTCGACCGCGCCGAGGTCGCCGTCCTCTCCACGCTCGTACGGCATCACCTGCTGCTGATCGAGACGGCCACCCGGCGCGATCTGGAGGACCCGGCCACGGTCCGCTCGGTCGCCGAGGCGGTCGGCTCGCAGAGCACCCTGGAGCTGCTGCACGCGCTCACCGAGGCGGACGCGCTGGCCACCGGCCCCGCCGCCTGGTCGTCCTGGCGAGGTTCGCTCGTGGCGGACCTGGTCAAGCGGGTGGCGGCGGTGCTCGCCGGGGACGAGCCGGACGAGCCCGACGCCGCCGCGCCCACCGCGGAGCAGGAACGGCTCGCCATCGAGGCGGTCGCCACCCACAGCCCGGTGCTGGCCCTGCGCGCCCAGACCGAGCCCCCCACGGAGGACCGGCCGGCGGACGACCCCGAGCCGCTCGGCGTGGAACTGCTCATCGCCGTTCCCGACCAGGAGGGCGTACTGCCCGCGGTGGCCGGCGTCCTCGCCATGCACCGGCTGACGGTCCGCACCGCCGAGCTGCGCGCCCTGGACCTGCCGACCGGCGTCGAGGGCTCCGTCCTACTGCTGAACTGGCGGGTCGCCGCCGAGTACGGCTCCCTGCCCCAGGCGGCCCGGCTGCGCGCCGACCTCGTACGCGCCCTGGACGGCTCGCTGGACATCGCCGGACGGCTCGCGGAACGGGACGCCGCCTATCCCCGCCGACGGGGCGTGGTCGCGCCGCCGCCGCGTGTGACGGTTGCCTCGGCGGCCTCCCGGCACGCCACGGTCATCGAGGTACGCGCGCAGGACGCGCCGGGGCTGCTGCTCCGGATCGGCCGGGCCCTGGAGGACGAGGGACTGCGGGTCCGCAGCATGCACGTCTCGACCCTCGGCGCGAACGCCGTGGACGCCTTCTACGTCACCGGAGCGGACGGCGCGCCCCTGCCCGGTGACGAGGCCGCCTCCGTCACCCGCAAGCTGGAGGAGACGCTGCGGGCGTGA